The following proteins are encoded in a genomic region of Bradyrhizobium sp. SK17:
- a CDS encoding PilZ domain-containing protein, with translation MQDRRQSVRDKVFYGAVAEINERGSTRDCVVRNISEGGACVEFGDAARLPEEMNLSIARKGRSFLARLIWRQANKVGLAFRIMTSDTPVSDLDERVRRSEIKKRQLQQRIKELLGQS, from the coding sequence ATGCAGGACCGGCGCCAGAGCGTTCGTGACAAGGTGTTCTACGGTGCGGTTGCGGAGATCAATGAGCGCGGCTCGACCCGGGATTGCGTCGTCCGCAACATCAGCGAAGGTGGCGCCTGCGTGGAGTTCGGCGATGCCGCCCGGCTGCCCGAAGAAATGAACCTCAGCATTGCCCGCAAGGGCCGCTCGTTCCTGGCGCGCCTGATCTGGCGGCAGGCCAACAAGGTCGGCCTCGCCTTCCGGATCATGACCTCGGACACGCCGGTGAGCGATCTCGACGAGCGGGTCCGCCGCAGCGAGATCAAGAAGCGGCAATTGCAGCAACGCATCAAGGAATTGCTGGGCCAAAGCTGA
- a CDS encoding MFS transporter, with translation MSSAPIEHADGLPLPQRNWAILTIALGLVMAVVDGSIANVALPTIARDLDASPAFSIWIVNGYQLAITISLLPLASLGEIIGYRRVYLAGLLLFTLASLFCALSHTLPLLTIARILQGFGAAGILSVNTALVRFIYPHSQLGRGIGVNALVVAISAAVGPTIASFILAVGTWPYLFAINVPLGVVTLALGWRFLPHTRPAVHAFDWLSAALSAIAFGFGISAIDSAGHGEALYLCALEFAIAVVASHLLYRRQLNLPSPLLPVDLLRIPIFALSIGTSIASFCGQMLAFVAMPFYLESHFGYSAVQIGLLITPWPIAVAFAAPLAGWLVERYPAGLLGGIGLLIFAAGLGTLAFMPANATPIDVIWRMALAGAGFGLFQTPNNRTMIAAAPRERSGGASGMLGTARLLGQTIGAALVALLLARFPADGTRLSLMVGVGFALVGAMLSMLRLSSTGSRGAERVRIQEGQRLKGE, from the coding sequence ATGTCGTCCGCACCAATCGAGCATGCCGACGGCCTGCCGCTACCCCAACGCAACTGGGCCATTCTGACGATCGCGCTCGGCCTTGTGATGGCCGTGGTCGATGGCTCGATCGCCAACGTCGCGCTGCCGACCATTGCCCGGGATCTTGACGCCAGCCCCGCCTTCTCGATCTGGATCGTCAACGGCTATCAGCTGGCGATCACGATCTCGCTGCTGCCGCTGGCCTCGCTTGGCGAGATCATCGGCTATCGCCGGGTCTATCTGGCTGGGCTGCTGCTGTTCACGCTGGCGTCGCTGTTCTGCGCGCTGTCGCACACGCTGCCGCTGTTGACGATCGCCCGCATCCTGCAAGGATTTGGCGCCGCCGGAATCCTCAGCGTCAACACCGCGCTGGTGCGCTTCATCTATCCGCATTCGCAGCTCGGCCGCGGCATCGGCGTCAACGCGCTGGTGGTCGCGATCTCGGCCGCGGTCGGCCCGACCATCGCCTCGTTCATCCTGGCGGTCGGAACCTGGCCGTATCTGTTCGCCATCAACGTCCCGCTCGGCGTCGTCACGCTGGCGCTGGGCTGGCGCTTCCTGCCACACACCCGGCCCGCGGTGCACGCTTTCGACTGGCTGAGCGCCGCCCTGAGCGCGATTGCGTTCGGCTTCGGCATCAGCGCGATCGACAGCGCCGGCCATGGCGAGGCGCTGTATCTGTGCGCGCTGGAATTCGCCATCGCCGTGGTCGCCTCGCATTTGCTGTACCGGCGGCAGTTGAACCTGCCCTCGCCGCTGCTGCCGGTCGACCTGCTGCGAATCCCGATCTTCGCGCTGTCGATCGGCACCTCGATCGCCTCGTTCTGCGGCCAGATGCTCGCCTTCGTCGCGATGCCGTTCTACCTCGAAAGCCATTTCGGCTATTCGGCGGTGCAGATCGGCCTCCTGATCACGCCCTGGCCGATCGCGGTCGCCTTCGCCGCCCCGCTCGCCGGCTGGCTGGTCGAGCGCTATCCGGCCGGCCTGCTCGGCGGCATCGGCCTTTTGATCTTCGCGGCCGGATTGGGCACGCTGGCGTTCATGCCGGCCAATGCGACCCCGATCGACGTGATCTGGCGCATGGCGCTCGCCGGTGCCGGTTTTGGCCTGTTCCAGACCCCCAACAACCGCACCATGATCGCCGCTGCGCCGCGCGAGCGCTCCGGCGGCGCCAGCGGCATGCTGGGCACCGCCCGCCTGCTCGGCCAGACCATCGGCGCCGCTTTGGTGGCGCTGCTGCTGGCGCGCTTCCCGGCTGACGGCACAAGGCTCTCGCTGATGGTCGGCGTCGGCTTCGCGCTGGTCGGCGCCATGCTGAGCATGTTGCGGCTGTCCTCCACCGGCAGCCGCGGCGCCGAGCGGGTGCGCATCCAGGAGGGACAGCGGTTGAAGGGCGAGTGA